Genomic window (Cardiocondyla obscurior isolate alpha-2009 linkage group LG06, Cobs3.1, whole genome shotgun sequence):
ATATTccatttattagaaataaaattctgaagaCTAAGGATAATTTATAAGATAcgatattaattgcaataaaaatagttcttaataattattgtacttTCAAAACTTATTAACGTGATTTAAATTGAACTTTTCGGAATAGTACCTTGTGCATTAGGAGATGATTCTACGATCGGAGTCAAACCTGGAATCGGAGTTTGAGTCGGAGTCGGAGCTATACATTGAGGAATATAGGGAGGCTGTGGTCCCAACGCTGGGTTCCATTGTTCTGGCATGTGTGGTACCGGTAACGGTACAGCATGATACTGCATCGACTGCGGATATAATAATGGCTGTGAATACATCATTGGCTGACCGTTCGTCGACGATTGACCTGGTAAGTAACCCTCGGtcgtagaataaaaatgttgcgGATATGGTGGAGGCGTAGTTCCATTATCAGCGTCGACATGTTGAGGTAGTAAATATGTCATAGGCCCATAATTGCCCTCATTCACGTAGTGGGGCGGAAACTCTTGATACGGAAATATCGGAGTCGATGTTGCATACTGTGGCGGTGCATAGTTGTGTCCTAGGCCAGGTACTACAGGTGTCATTTGAGATGGATCCCAATGTTGTTTTAATTGTAGCGTATGTATATCGCCTTTTCGTACATCATTTGTAAAACCATTCGGAACGCTATACTGATTACCCGGATATTGCATGTATGATGTTCCACAGCGTGTGTTTTGTTGGCGGTTTCGGATTTTATTGGCtacaaaagaaaacgaaatttttataaatgcattattttgttataaactttaattttttagtggttgatataaaaaattaattaaatttttagaaaataatacaagaaaaatatattagtgatataattaaaagttcacACTTTTATCTTTTGACTcgatgtttaaattaattcgtattCGTAAAATGGTTTAACGCGCTGATAAAAACTAATACAGTGAATTTAAATGCATATTGGAtgattaaatcaataaaaaatatcaacttttaaaataaatatcattaaattcaaattaatatatttattcgtctaaaaatcttttaaaatataagatataaatctaataataaaaaatatttattattctgttACCTTTAACAGTTTCATTTTGCTTTCCCTTCTGCTGAATCTGGTACAAGGAGTCTTTTCCGTTTGAATTTTTTAGTCCTTGCTTCGATTGTTTTGTATTATACGAAGCGACGGAATTTTCAGCACTAGCACTTTCTCCTTCATTGTAAGTTAAAGAACAATTTTGCATGTCATTAATAAGACCTACTTCCTCTTGCCCATACGGAacatctattaaaaaattattaacctttattatttaattttcttttaatttttattatgtgataAATTGTTATTCTTACGAGCGTTTAGAGGTGCACCTAAAGACCGCATGCCTTGATGATTTGGTCCATAAACTAATGGTCCATAATAAGTTGGATTTAAAGTACAAAAAGTATCCTATGTAAGACagctatattaattttatgtgtttaataataaattaatattatacattgaTATTTACTACATACCTCCAAATGACGCAAATTATAATCcaaatttaatgcaaatgtttctaaaaaaaaagaaaacatttatgAATATAATGTGAATACATAAgctatttatgtaatatattttcccACGCACAAAAATACGTACGATCTATTTGGTTGTGTTCTGAAGTTACTGAGAAATTTCCTGGCATATACGGATAATATGGATATATGTTGTCTGGGGCAACATAAGACACATTTAGATTGTCACATATGTTTGTTCGCAAGTTAcctacaattaaaatataacatatcCATAAATTACGGTAAGTttgataaaacaattaaaaaattgcatattcaattagtaaattaatttcaaatataaaaaaatctatttttttcgtatatGAAATGTTATATACCATTGTAAGGTAAACcataattcttatttaatacttttgatTTGGAGTTTGAATTTTGagtattatcaaaatttttagatttttcacttttatttttcataatattaTTCGCTTTTCTAAACGCTGTATTAGATTTTTTGCGTTCTCTCATTATTTCTTGCGTTACGTTACTTGATACTGTAGACTGTGAATTATCAAGTGCAGTCACAAGTAAACTATCAGATTCTTCCtataacaaacaaaaaataaagtttttttataattaaaatagttaaatcgcaatactataaaattttttacttacatttgcaCAATTAGAAGAGTTCTCTCCAGAAGACACATAAGGAAGCTTATCGTCATGTTCGTTAAAGTCagttttgttaatattattgatatCAACATTATCAacgtcattattatttattgatacatttttatttgtattatttgatTGCTCATTTGTTAGAGTTACGGtatctttcttcttttgcgaaagagaattatatgattttttcCATCGTCGAtctgcaaaatataaaaatttataatatttaattataaacaacagtaatattattttataatttaataataaactgaCTTGAATCCGAAATAACCGAGGGACTTTTATTAATCGGTCCCCAAGTTTTTGGCCTGTTTTTCTTTACTAAAGGCAGTGGTTTCAATGCATCGTACGGCACAAGTTTTTTCTCTCCAAGATCTTTGATAAAGACTAGAACTGGTTCCTTCTCTGTACTCATTTCCTGTATATAACCATGAAGCCAAATAGGTCCTTGCTTCAATTTCTGttgttcaattttattattaatttcgctaTTACTGCATTGTGACAAATTAGAAGATACacttttattgttatttttgtcACTCTGTTCTAAATCGTTTACACTAATTTGTATTACACATTTGCCGCCAATTTGAAGTTCGTTACTGTTATATCTGTTCCATCCTGCATATTTAACTTCTgcacatataaataataacagttttaattactttaattttggttaaaaaaaaaaaagaaaaaaaaattaatgtcttGTACCTCGTTTTAATTCATGCCATATATCTAATTCtatattacgataataatCAGGAGCTAACGCTCTTGCAACTTTATAAGAAATAGGTGGTGCTCCCTTCCAGTCGGATTGCATTTCATCCGTATTATTATGTTCATtgtttacttttttatataaatcttcaATCAATTGCCTgcaaaaatatcattttataagtaaaaaataaaataaaataataataaaaaagaaatacattaaGATTAAATAACTTACTCTCTAATATCGAGATTTCCTCTCTGGAAGAATCTGTCATGTCTAAGAGCAGGTGGTGCTCGGCTGTTTAACATCTTATCCGcaacagtttttatattaggTATTCGATACATGTACTTATAGACAACTTCATATACAAtagctaagaaaaaaaaaaaaatatatacaaaattttgaAGATTTATCTACAAATATGACACAATatatcaatgaaaaatgtcCGCCTACATTGACAATATGCAGCTGATTGTACAAAAGCCATCGGATAAACGGGATCATATTGCTTTAGCTCTGTGTGACAAAGCAATAAAACGCCCTTTTTAAACCCATTATTAGTAACATTTTCGCAAATCTGCTTTTCTCCAATGAATACAATTATATCTCGCTTGTACAATAAAGACATGGCACGAATTTCGTTCATGCCTCCCCATTCTGTGAAACACTGCATCTCTTTGAGATAGTAATCAAATGGCATTGgaacaaactaaaaaaaagaaaaaaaacagaacagTAAGatcaattcttttaaaataaaaatgaacaaacatatatatgtatatatacttaCATCTTTAAacaaatgatttttttttgccataaaTTCTGTGCATTCTCTTCTTACTCGTAAATGATAATGTTGAGTAAGATATACTTGCTCACTAATTGCTCTGAATAAACAAGTTGGATCTCTGGGAGTTGATTTGCGAAAGTAACCCTCCTTAGCTAGCCATTGATCCACTGGCTCTTGTACCCGTTTTGACATCTTTCTATTTCAACATCATTCaagatattaaaatgatttaGTTCATAAAATATCTGATTTCTTTTGCTGCTTCCCATTTATATCACAACTCAGATAACTGTCACTTATGATGCCATtctatctttatttaataaatagtgAAGACAGAATGGCATTACAAGTAAGAGTTATctaaattttgatataaatatcTAGCAacttttgattaaatattttctacctTTTTATATTAGCTTATACTTTAAACAATATcccttattctttttctttgataTACTCTGTCAACAGGATATCCCaatttgttatttctttttataagcTGAAAAAAgacattagaaaaaaaaattagcataaACAACTAATTTTCTAtcaaattaatcaataaaattagacATAATGTTAgtatctataaaatattaatatgtgcAACACATTTTTATGGATTTCCATAGgttattcaaataaatctgtagaaatattatgtaataaaaattataagtcaaaaatagaataaaatacgattatTTTCAAGACTCATCTTTAACATATGTAGAGACATACGAATATATGCACGCGACACATGGAAATTATTCTCGGTATAACAAAGGAATAAAGAACGCCGAACCAcgatcggaaaaaaaaaatgacggaAGATGCGTATGCAGTAGGTTGTAGATACAGATCAAATAACCGATATGTATCGACTTGTAAACACATTCCACGAGATGAGAGAGAGCTAGCCAATTTGCCGCAACCTTCGCAAGATCTACGATCAATCCGCGAATAATCGCCGATCGGAATTAAATCTGATACTACGCCGAGAAGAATAATCGGCCTCGCGATTAGAGCACATTTTGCCGTGCTCTCTCTCATGATGGCCAAGAGGTAGCCATTGCGTGGAAAGCTCGCGAAGATCGTAAATATGGAAAATATTCACCTTGCTTCTCTCGAATTGCTTCCTCAGAACCAGTGAGTCTCGCGAGACAACGGCAGTTTTCGAAATATGcggagatatatatatatatatatatatatactaataGATACTAAACGCAGTTTGTCCTTCGTGTAACCGCTTTTGTCTGCTCCCTTCCGCCCCTTTTCCGCGATGCGTCCCAAAGTTCGCCAACCGCGATACTTGTTTGTACACTAAAAATTCGTAAGTGGTAAGTTAGATTCCACGTTGACGGTGAACCGCGTGAAGAATAATACCGATACTCACGGTTTACTTGGCACGCGTATGACAATACGGCTTTACATGGCGAGATATCGTCGAATTTGAGCGGCAAACATCAGCAAAGAGAGTTCCCTTCTTTCccttcgaaaataaaaagcgactgaaatacgttaaaaataaaattccgaaTAGCGAAAGAATAAAGTCCTTTATCTCGTGGTACCACGATTGGTTGGCGTTGTTAGCCAATCGAATAATTACGAGTAGTTTTCAATCACAGCGCGAAATTTGACACTCGACTCTTTTACATAGATCTTGATTTATAGTTTCTacgttaattatcattaatgtaaatattaattttttacgaatgtttaactttttaaaagcCGCGATATTGCAGGGTAATCTAATgataaatctaaataaaatatttttaaatatttatagttAATACGCATTTAATAGACGTTGATTATCAATTAGGATTAAAGAAACAAACATCgtttttttgtacaaattactttttttttattcttcgtaATAATTTCGTCGAAATGACAATGCGATGtatacgaaatattaaaaaagtacaATAGCCCGTTTATacaaaatatgatttttacaatacataaatataagatCGACCACTGTGTATGTGTTACTTTCGCGATGTCTGCTGTAACGCATCAAATGCAATATCACCGACAATTTTGTCTGCTGTATAGAAAATAACGAATATACTCGCGCATGCAGCccttttaatgtaaaaaaaaaaaaaaactacatcCTCTGGTAAGAAGATGACGATCCCGTATTTTCACGATCTATAGAAATGAATTTCTAATTCGCCgcatttatcaaatttttttttgtttgttacaagtctttttttctcttagtAGTCATATCTTAAAGACTAttcgaaaaatgtaatatttgttGCGTGCATAGCAACAAAACAAATAAATGTAGCGAAagaacgtattaaaaaaaccTTACAGCAAGACGAGAACTATGTTTCTGTACGATGTCATTCTCGTCTTTGACTAATTATTGCCCAATAGTCTTTCGAGGCGGTTTGGTACTAAGATAAGACAAGCAGGAACGGTATCATCATCAGCTACCTAATTTAAACGTTGGACGTTTTTAATCTCGCCAAAAGGAGAACGCCGGAAAATGGCGATTATAGGATAAGTATAATATTAGGCATTACGACTAATACAGTGCTTTGCATTCGCGCTTTTGTTTCCTTGGCAATGTAtgaataattgttataaaatgtCACGGATATAGAAAATGGAAGAAACGACGATTCGCGCCGTCTCCGTTCCTTTCCTTCGTTTTTCTTCCTGTAGGTAGCTTTTCTAAGCGGCTATCTTCTCCGCGTCGATCGCTGAAACAGTATTGTCTCGGTAATAATGTTATCCAAAATTAATACAGAAGcataaattaagaatattatttacaaaccTTCTTTGGTGGGCAAAGGATTTTTTTCAAGGGTTTCCGCATGCTTTAGTTTCGCTGGatcaaaattctcaatacCGGAGATAAGTTGTTGCTTCCCTTTTTCTTGTTGGATtgctgtataaaaaataatattttattagtttataacacttgcatatttattataattattttttaataagatatttgTGATAAGTAATTATCTAATAAGATAAATTGTTACTCGTTTTCATTTAGTAACTCACAAAGCTGTCTTTACATAAGTAGATTTAGAATGACTCATATGTCGTACCATCTTTATCAGGTAACGGGTTTTTCTCCTGCGTCTCGGTGTGCTTCAGGCTTGCAGTGTCGAACTTTTCAATACCCGCAATCAATGTTTGCTGAGTTTTCTCCGCGGCGAcgtctaaaaataatcaaaccatatttcaaaaatagcAATGAACATTTGCAGCAAGAAGTAAAATTGCGACTCATGAATATAGCACTTTATTTAGCTTGTATAAAGCTACTTAATTTCTTtcaaccaaaaaaaaatcgatatattgaatataaaatagaagtaaatggatatacatatgtataaaaagataCATGTATGAATACTGTacatgaattatttttaaatctattttaatatcttgttTTAGAAATTGTAcagcataaaattaataaaaaaaaaagcaatgcAGTCCCAGAATACCATAAAAACCActagtaaaatttttctacactgtcgaattaatttaaaattaagctTTGCAGATGAAAGATTATTTCCTAGAAAATGGAAGTGATAGTTGATTTCGGATTTTTGCTGCCACCTTGAAAAAGCTGAGAATATGCTCGTTGAAGAAATggatataaaagaaatttcttcgaTCTTTAATGAGCAATACCTTTGGCGTTAGGCAACACAATCTTCTCTTTCGTGTCAGCGTGCTTCAATTGATCTGTCTTAAAGGTTTCCACGCCATGTATCAATTCAGAATGCTGCCGCTCTTGTCGTACGTCTACGTCAGTAAGTCacaccattttttttatattgaagttattatcatttatattgCAATGACTGAAATTTTGTGCGAGagctttgcatttttaaaatgttctcCTTGATTTATTACTTTGCGGATAAACTCAATACTATTTCAAtacatctttttatatttaacactAAACGTCTAGTTTTACTTAATcaaaaatggaaattagaactcataaactttttaattatttgattaattcatactaacaaattatttaaattagaataaaaaataataaatacacaatattaattaaatatattaatgaaattaataaaacacaaaaatatatgttaaataacttataaataaatcatacattaatttatggaaattaagataaaaatattcttgcaaCTTACGCACCTTCGGCGGAAGGTAAAACGTTTTTTTCAGCAGTAGCTGCTTTTTTCATACAGCCATGGTTGAAACCTTCCAATTCGCTTTTCAAGTCTAGGGCTACTTTAGGCAGATCCTTCAATGATGGACTCGACATGATTCAGTCTCtttaatctataaaaaaaaaagattgtagAATTAATTGTCTTTACTTATtgatatatgtacatttaaaataatcgaagtttataattttaatcaaacaatttctaacttttaaaatgtttaaactgtattatattaatttatttaaagcaacAATAAAcaggcatatttttttatgtttaatatgcaatttatacgataatatcacttaaaaattcttacaaaattaaaaattattgaattataaaaGTGTCAATATGTAAGTTATCATGCTTTATAATCTGAAGTATGTAATTGTTGATTGCAATTAATTCGAGTGTGTTtatgttcatttttttttttttttaataaatttaacaccgcagaacataaaaaaatacaaatattttttcttcataaattctcgttaatattttataaaatttaaccaAACGGTATTCTTCtttatatatgataataatgtaaaagGTGTTTGTGCAAGGTGTACGGACACCTGCCCGTAACGTAATCGATTTAACTTCCTGGAAGATAGCGGAACACGAGCGATATTGTGTCATAAAGTGCAAGAATCATTTCCACATAACGTGGACAAAGAGTATCGTTTAACAAATGCGAATGCAGCAGCGGGAAGCGGCGCATCGCAGTTTCCAATTGTTAACGCGAAGGTGTAGTTTCCTTTGTTAAATCGCACTACTTGCTGACAACAGCAGCAAGTGCTATTGAATGCCAACGAAGCTGAAGCTCGGAACAAAGTTATCGACAACGACGTCGGAATTGTACATTGCAATctattgcaaaatatatttttaaaaagatgtgTCAGATTGAATCAAATTTACTGCCGCCGCTTTCCTGCGATGCAAATTTGATTCTTTCGCTTGGCTTATTTCGTGCTGCGAGAGTAAatgtgaatttattttcacagACTCGTATGACTTATGGCTTGGCTGACAAATTCATTCCGTATCACGCGACGGAAACAGTGGCTCGTTACTTCCGGTTTCTATTTCCTTCAAGTATACTTCCTTGCAACGGCTTTGTCAGCATGAATTATCGCTAACGTTAAAATCACAAAGCTACTAAGTAAAAGAAATCTTTCTTAAGTAATACGTAAATATCAGATAATATAAACCTAAAAGATAAGTTAAAATTGAATAGCTTATCACTACAGATAAGTTATTACATGACGATGTTTTTAACATTTAGTATtttagtaaataataaaatatgtaaaaaaattatgtgcgTTTGAATTTGCGTTGAGTATTCTCAGTCGTTTATTCTACGTTTCGTGTGAAAGACATTATACTACAGCTGATTTCATCCGAACTCATCATTCGTTTACGATAACGACGCAGCCTATTACATGATCAAAGAAACACTGATAAATAACGTGTTTTCGTcgccttttttctttaaagaacaTGACAATTACATTacaaagatatattaaataattatagcaGTAAGTGGATTACATATACTGTAATATATTCAAACTTTAtagattaaactttttttttttcaaagaatatCAAACAATTCTCGAagatatgttttaaaattattgctttAAATGACATATGATACTTTTGGAAGAAAGACGACGTTCAGCAACTATTGAATCAAATGTTGCACtgctaataattaatagttacAGCACGAAATCAGCACCACAGAGTCGTGTAGATGTGTGCATGCGCTTCTACATCACATATATACGTCTTATAAATCGAATACAGTACTGGCGACGTATTTACGTGTTAAACTGTCAATGACTCATCCGTCGGATGTCCCCTTTGCCCACCCCCTTTCACTAAACGGGCTTCTTAGCAACATTTGCGATTGTGCACGTTCAGACAGACTTTGTATGACTCAACATtcaaaaatgtaagaaaagaACGCAATACTAATTACGCTTACGTGGGCGACCGATATTGATCTGCGTTTAACTCCTacgtggtttttttttctaatcgtGTTGTGttctataatttataacgaaatcaatttttctatGCTTCTATTGCAGGCGTAAAGATTTCATTTCCTGTGGAAATAAACtagattaatatttcagtatatttagtaattatattatcatataataaattatattatccgTGTCTCTCACACGTAAAGGAAAATCACTATTATTTATCTATggtgattaaaatattatttttaccgtaTGAGATGGTGTTGAAAAGCCAACGATAATATCGAATTCGTCTATACACGAATAAACTTGCGAGCTCAAAAGAGGCGCAGAGAGTAAGAAAAGGTCTGCATTCCACGTGGGTGAAGTCATGGGGACGTCGGATATTGCTAACCATATTATCGGTACATACGTCGTGATTGTGCAATATCATCAACAGTGCAAGGTCATCAATTTTgtgcgactttttttttacgacgctGTTTGAACGAAACTTCCAAACGGGATAATCTTGTAAAACAAATAgctgaaaaaataattgaattgcGCGAGATAAATCCTTCGAAACTTCGTAAAGACATTTATATCTCCAGAAACAGTTTTTCTCAGAGTTGCAATATTTTAGGTAATTATAATAGAATACTG
Coding sequences:
- the Cib gene encoding thymosin beta isoform X1, whose translation is MSSPSLKDLPKVALDLKSELEGFNHGCMKKAATAEKNVLPSAEDVRQERQHSELIHGVETFKTDQLKHADTKEKIVLPNAKDVAAEKTQQTLIAGIEKFDTASLKHTETQEKNPLPDKDAIQQEKGKQQLISGIENFDPAKLKHAETLEKNPLPTKEAIDAEKIAA
- the LOC139103472 gene encoding OTU domain-containing protein 4 is translated as MSKRVQEPVDQWLAKEGYFRKSTPRDPTCLFRAISEQVYLTQHYHLRVRRECTEFMAKKNHLFKDFVPMPFDYYLKEMQCFTEWGGMNEIRAMSLLYKRDIIVFIGEKQICENVTNNGFKKGVLLLCHTELKQYDPVYPMAFVQSAAYCQSIVYEVVYKYMYRIPNIKTVADKMLNSRAPPALRHDRFFQRGNLDIREQLIEDLYKKVNNEHNNTDEMQSDWKGAPPISYKVARALAPDYYRNIELDIWHELKREVKYAGWNRYNSNELQIGGKCVIQISVNDLEQSDKNNNKSVSSNLSQCSNSEINNKIEQQKLKQGPIWLHGYIQEMSTEKEPVLVFIKDLGEKKLVPYDALKPLPLVKKNRPKTWGPINKSPSVISDSNRRWKKSYNSLSQKKKDTVTLTNEQSNNTNKNVSINNNDVDNVDINNINKTDFNEHDDKLPYVSSGENSSNCANEESDSLLVTALDNSQSTVSSNVTQEIMRERKKSNTAFRKANNIMKNKSEKSKNFDNTQNSNSKSKVLNKNYGLPYNGNLRTNICDNLNVSYVAPDNIYPYYPYMPGNFSVTSEHNQIDQTFALNLDYNLRHLEDTFCTLNPTYYGPLVYGPNHQGMRSLGAPLNAHVPYGQEEVGLINDMQNCSLTYNEGESASAENSVASYNTKQSKQGLKNSNGKDSLYQIQQKGKQNETVKANKIRNRQQNTRCGTSYMQYPGNQYSVPNGFTNDVRKGDIHTLQLKQHWDPSQMTPVVPGLGHNYAPPQYATSTPIFPYQEFPPHYVNEGNYGPMTYLLPQHVDADNGTTPPPYPQHFYSTTEGYLPGQSSTNGQPMMYSQPLLYPQSMQYHAVPLPVPHMPEQWNPALGPQPPYIPQCIAPTPTQTPIPGLTPIVESSPNAQGTIPKSSI
- the Cib gene encoding thymosin beta isoform X2, which translates into the protein MSSPSLKDLPKVALDLKSELEGFNHGCMKKAATAEKNVLPSAEDVAAEKTQQTLIAGIEKFDTASLKHTETQEKNPLPDKDAIQQEKGKQQLISGIENFDPAKLKHAETLEKNPLPTKEAIDAEKIAA